The nucleotide sequence TTTACAAAAGTTGATGGAAACATGGGTGATTCGATTTGGTTGATAGCAAGactatattttttatgagGATATACCATAAAAATACCATTCAACAATGTGTTTTTATAGTATTTTATCTATTTGGAAGATATAATCTATTAAAAAGCATTTGCGGTTTACTTTAGTGGCCGACAACATTTACAAAAGTTCACGGAAACATTGGCGATTCGGTTTAGTTGGTAgcgaaacttttttttttttgtggggATATACCATTAAAATACCATTCAACAATGTATTTGCATAGTATTTTATCTATTTAAAAAGTAGTTGTAGGCATATACCATTaaaataccattaaaaaatgtattttttagtattttatcTATTTAGAAGATATAATCTATTAAAGATCGGTAAGATAGCTTAAAAATGTGATAGGCAAacccaaaaaacaaaaagtctaattatgtattattaaaTCACCGAAATTCCATTTGAATTAGCTTATAGTTCGTATTGTATTCTCCAGGAAATTGAATTATTTTCGGGAATTTCCGTTTTGATACGTATATGTATCTTAACTTAGAATTCGTCAGCattataaatataacattttttcccGCTTGGCCCTTATCAATCTGCCAAATTCTTAATCTTTGTTAGCGTCCAATTCTTTTCTAATTAAGTGAGTAATTCTGCGGTCTACCCAGCTTCCCCGCATGAGTCACGGCTCCAGAAGAGAGTTCCTTCCCCGGTCTGCCCCGTTTATCTGGAGATTTGCAGATATATCTTGGGTTTTTTTCTTTGCTGTTGAGAATTCGCTCTGCAGACGCTTCACATGCCAGCGAAAATTGAGCGAGTAGGAAGCGTCAGGCTGAGAGgaatatttataaacaaattacaTATGCATATTTCTGCAAGCGGGGCACTGGGGGGTTAAGACTCTCTATATGGGGCCTATACGATGGGGCcaccatctccatctccaacCATCCCATGTTGTTTTTCGTGTGCTAAAGAGCTTCATGTTTAATGATCAAATTGCGTGCCTGATTCTTGGGTCGGTGCCTGCTGGTGCTATATagttgttgcctttgttgctaTAGCCTATAGAgtagtattattatttttattttgctgcCTTACTATACTACACATAGTTGCCAAGTTTGACGAGGTCGCCAGCTTTAGCCGCTGCTGCCGTTGAAAGTGTTTTCATTAGTTTCATTTCTTGTACATTTACgcttaaaagttttttaaatatctcCTGACTCTTTGCCGTAATTTCCCCCCAACATTAAGTCAAAGTGTTTTGCTAATATTCATCGAATAAAGTGGaattacttttcttttttcctGTTAGTAGAAAACTCTTTTTCGGGGCAGATCCATctataagaaaaaaaaactgcCTTCGTGCcagagaaagaaaaaaaaagtgtaCAGACAAAAATGTGTTGTAAAGTAGAGGAAAAATCATTTAGACAACTTGCACGCCGCTCATTAAATTAAATGAGCCATCAGCACGCAATttattttcgtatttttgagTAACTTTTGGCCTCGGCCAGGAGACGTTGGCCAAAATGCCAACTCCAAAAGACTTTTGTTTCTTTCCGCTTGGAATTTTGTTAGCAAAGTTGGCCAAGTCCTCGGCGCAGAgctatttaattaaatagcTGGCGAAACGGGATTTTGTAGATAGTTAATTTAGATTGACagcggttttttttttgtatattatttattaattccaaTTAAAACGAAAGCATGTTCTTtgtttaatttcatttcaaatGTTCCACTATTTAAATGTTATTCTGAATTTTTCACCACAGTTTCCCggcaatttaaattcaaacaTTTTTGTCTTCGCTTTCGTTGCTCTTTAAATTCCCAGAAAGcagctaaaaatattttttaaattccttttctttcgatttatttttgattcgatatttttgtgttgcttgttggtttatttttttatttttgtcggaacACACGAAATTTGAATTTACCTTTTTGGACAAATTTTTGTTGCTTTGCCCTGTTGGTTTTTGTTAATCATCTGCCAGTTTTTTTGTCTGCGAGTTTGGGgctcattttaatttaataaatgcCACGGACTGACGTcatttgttgttgatttttgATAAATGTTAAAACGCCAAAGAATTCATTTCTATACTTTTTTCCCCCTGTGTTCACTTTCAATTTGGCTACCGAGCATCTaatttttctgttttaaatttatgcatatatatttattttcgcCTGTGCTAAGTATTTGTTTTTAGacataaattaaatgaaagaaaggaaaaaaattaaGCGCACGTTTTCGACTGTTGTCAAAACCCCCAATTTCAACGTTTGATGTTTGCCTGCTCGATAATATTGTTATTATAACCAATAAAAGTTAATAATATCGCCTAGGATGAAGCGTGTTTTCCAAGTTTTGTTTGGCAATGCCTGCAACtgtaaattaaaataacaCCCAGGCACGCAACAAAAATTAATTGTCTAACACCAAATAAACTTTTGAGgccgccaaaaaaaaaacaccagaAAATACTGGGCGTGACTTGGTTCATCGGGGgatgggggcgtggcagtggGACACACCTACAACTGCGGCTCGTCTGCTAATTAAGCCCAGCTAAAGCTAAAGCTAGAGCCCCAGAAAAAAAGGGGAAAGAATTATAGAGAAATACATACAGATATATGGCGAAGAAATGGAAAGAAATTCAAATACAAcatgataaacaattaattttgATTAGGCCTTCGACCGCGCCAGCGCAATTAAGAAGGTTTTTTGTCGATGGTCGATTTTATTTGGGCTATGGAAatacaaaaataccaaaataaatagaaaagGCGAAAAGCAAAAGTGTTGAGGGGCGCAAAAGAACGCAAGAAATCGATAAACGAAGTCGGTTGTACAACAAACATATTGAGGGCTTTAACGCGGGGAAAGTGGGTGGTCTATATGGCTATATGTAATGGCGGCCATTGTCACCATTTTGGCTAAAACACCAGAGCAGCACACACATACGAACTCTATCTCTGTCTCGCATTTTGGGTCTGGCTGCATTTTTGCACTCATAACTCTTCTGCCGCTGGCGTCTGGTTTTTGGTCAGTTTTAGGCGCCGCTAGATAAAGCCCATCCACCATCCACCACCCACTATACCACCCATACCATCCATTTACCCCTTTTTTAAGGGCCTCCCCGTGTTCCGTAAAATGTCCTTGCTGTGCGACTATTTCCGGTACCTCTCTGGGTTTTTGTGTGGGCAATATTTTCAGTTTCAAGTTCACGCAGGTCACTTAAAGCTAGAACTTGACTCCATTTCAATTCAATTTGAGTCGGTatttttctagtattttttctataaagttgtttttatttaacttaGAAATCTTAAAGCGCAAATCTGCATATTAAAGCTCTGCCTAAAAATGCCAATTGAGTTGTTGCTGTTTTGTTGGTAGGCTGGCTTTTGGCAATGACTTAATGTGGCCCAAACACGACAAAAACATACCAAAACCAGGCACACAAACAGACAGCAAGTGGGACAAGAGCCGGAAAACGCAGGAAAACTCCCCCGAAAAAGTCTGCtccgaaaataaaaataaaaaacaaaatcgtAGCTCCTTCAGCGCCTGTCACTGACAGTTTTGAGCACCACCGCCCACTTTTGGCCCCCCCTTTCTCctagttgctgttgttgttattgtgaCTGCCATGGGGGGCGTCATAAATTTTTGAAGGATTTTCGACGCTGAACTTGTCAAAATCAGACCATGGGCCTCAACTGTTTCGGTGGATGGTTTGGTTTCAGTTTGGTTTGGCTTATATTGATCCGCTTGGCCAAGAGCTTTTCCATTCAACAAGGTCAATGGCTTGGTCACTAAACAACACAGAAAAATGGGGGAAAAATacagagagacagagacaACATCAGAGAGAGATCATCAATCAAAGTTGGCCCAAATGGTTCGGGGAGTTGtacaaaaaaaagggaaaaaataccaaaaaccTAAGTGTATTTGCCTGTTCGATTTTTACTCCTCATTGTGTAtgtctgttttttttttttgtcttttcTTTGAGCTCTTCTCTACGGCATCTCAAATTCCCACATTACTTATGTACAAGTACAAATTGTGGTAATTTTCAAGATCTCTTTGTTGCTCCACAATTTCCTCATTTCTAAACGAACGAAACGCGAACGCCAAGAAATCGAAACAAAAACAGCAgcaggcaaaaaaaaaaggcagCAGCATTCGGTTTGTGCCACCAACACTAAAATTAGCATAACAACTTTATAGTTTAACAGCCATGAACTGAACCCCAGCgcgaaaaaccgaaaaagcCAGGCCAAAACGAACTGACTAAACCCGGACAACTCGGTAGTATCTATGAGTTTGTATCTCGTGCATGTGCACACACAGGCCAACACAGACtaaggtaaaaaaaaacgGAGGCAGCACGACCGCCTCACTAAACTAATCTCTGGTGTGTATCTCAAGGATTGCCAACCTCAAAGGTTGACAAAGCTTATTTCTGGTTCTTTTTCTCTTTTCTTGAGCCACCTGCAAAGACAGCTGCCTTATGACGCGCACTGCACTATTTCCAAAGTAtagatacaaagatacaaagatacacACATCCTTACCAGCTGCAAATCCTTGACATTTTCGCCAAATACAATTTCGAATCCCCCCACCAATCAGAAACCCAAACCCTCTTCTCTCAACGGCAAGTCAATTGCTCATTTAGTGTCAAAGATTTTTCCAGGCTGATAAAAAATCAACCTCAACTTGTTTTTGGGGAGGGGTGAAAGGGGGGGCCACATCACATCTCTTGTCGCTGCACAAAAATCTTTTTGTCAACTTCAACTTCTTCTTCGGGCTCCCTCAAATTATGCAGTGTGAAACGGCGAGGAGAAGTGTATCTTCAGTCGACGCCACTTGAGTACAAATGATAAAAATCTCACACACAGCGTTGTTGAActtttgtaaaaataaaagaggaaaaaatcagaaaaaaatttcaacaaaaATAAGAAGAAAAATCATTTCTCAGTTGTTTggtgttattattattattgttgcaCAAAACCGGTTTGCAATTGCGCGGCTTCACAAAATGTTGTACAACTTTAGCCTGGACAGATTAACTGATAATATTCAAAATTGTCTGCTGCTTTTGGCGCTTAATTAATATGCAAAAAACGTTGAAAGACAAAAGTAAGGTAACCGAAATGTATAGTATGTATAGCTGTATGGTTTGTACGGGGTATACCTACCTATACGTATATCTATATAATTTCGAAGCAGCGGCAAAGTAATCACAAGGTCGTCATTTGTTGCTGGGGTTTTGTCTTTTTTATCGGCATGTTCTCTTCTGCCGCCGAGAGTCTTCAatttagaaaatgtatttaaatatgtgTGTTTAAAAAAAGATTTCATGTCGCCGCTAATTTGGTTGCACTTAGAGAAAAAAGAGTTGTAGAAAGAGTTGtagaaaaatacaaataataaatcgtttatttatattaaggaaaataagaaaatattaagaatatattttgatattaaagccattatatatataatttatcgctaaataaaaataagtaagagtatcaaattaaaataaggAAAGGTTAAATAAACCTTACAGGAATGAAGATGGAAACAACACTCTCAGGACTATTAACCCATTAATAAAAACTGAAATATGCAACCAAAACTAAGCTCATTTACCACAttgtatttattaattatagtATTTCTTCCTGATTTTGAAGAGATACTGAAGTTCTAAAATCTATGTGATCTTGGTATCcttcataaaattaaaatgaatatgATATGAATATCAAATAAATACTAGgtgaataaaaaaaaggattgTTCATGAatataaaatgaatttaaaatgaatattatataaatataaaatgaatatcaaATGAATACTAACTAAATTTAAAgtgaatattaaataaatataaaatgagTATCAAGTGAatataaaaataccaaaataatgACCAGTTTGGGTTGCATATTTTCTCTTCCTGCCCACTTAAAACCCCCACTAATTTCCAATTCTACTCCCATTTGAAACTTGCAGTATGACGATGGCCTACACGGCTACGGCATGGACTCCGGAGCCGCCGCAGCGGCCATGTACGATCCACACGCCGGTCACCGGCCGCCCGGCCTGCAGGGCCTCCCCTCGCACCACTCTCCGCACATGACGCacgcagcggcggcggcggccaCAGTGGGCATGCACGGCTACCACTCGGGGGCCGGGGGTCATGGAACACCTAGTCATGTATCGCCGGTCGGTAATCACCTAATGGGCGCAATACCCGAAGTACACAAACGTGATAAGGATGCGATTTATGAGTGAGTATAGAGTATATGGCAAAACTAATGGAAATCGATCTGGTTGGTCATTCGGCAGGGGTGGCAACCCTGTTACCAAGATGACCCAAGATGATCTTGTTGTTTGTCAAAATTCAGCTAGTCTCTGATTAGATTCCTAACTAATAGATGAGAAATGTGGGAAACGGTCCGAATGAACTAGCTTTATTCGTTGGCTGTCAAGTCAAATCATTGATTAAAAACTAGAACTTTTAAAGATCACTCAAAATAATGaaggaaaaatattaatattacaaGTCAGATCTGATGTCAAGGgggaaaatatataatatataaaaaaaaccttaTCAATGAGAACATATTTAGTTTAGATTTCTTtcttaaataattataattttccAATCATGGGCTTGCCCTTTATCGATTTATAATTTTTGGCATGTTCGCTGTGATCCAACCCAATTTGCCACCTGTTTTCACCTTTGCGCACGCGTATCTCAAAAATGATCCATAAAGAAGCgatccttttttttttattagagACAGATACGGAGTGAAATGGGCGTGATCCTCTTGCGTTTTGCgcaaaatacaaaattatGGGTTTGCCTTTGCGGCTGAAACTGAAACTCACACAAAAATGTCCGTTTTCCAATTCTATCTTGGGGGTGTGTCAGGTGTTTAGTGACGGACACGGAACATGAACGTGCTTAGGCATTAGGGAGTCCAAAAACCGAAAACCGGTGAACAACGAACCAACCCAAGgaaaccaaccaaccaaccagcAAAACATCATCGAAAATGAGGTGCAGTTTCTCGCTCTGCGGTTCGGGTGTTAATTTGCCAAAATTGTGGTTTCTTCTCCATTTGGTTTTTGTGTCTTTCTtctggcaattttttttttgtttttagtagGGTTTTTTATTTCTAACCCGATCTGCGGAGTTTCAtacctttttatgtcattgcgTGTCCTGGCAATTTTCATGTGTTGCAACTGTTTTGCCAGCTGTCTGAGTGCCTGAAATGCTTGTTTGCCCACTTTTTTGTATTCCCCCTGCATTTCCCTGTTTTTTTCTGATATTTTTTGTGCAAATATTTGCTTTGAAAGGGAATTTCATGAATGACTTATAAGGTCTTCTTCAATCAGCTGTTTGATGACTGTTTGATGATTGTCCCTGTCTCGAGTGTCTGCTCAAacacgatgatgatgattatgaCTTCATTGAGCACCTGCcattatgattattattacttctcttctgtttttttttttggcaccTTTTTCCGAAATCCAAATTGAAATTATGGAAAAGGCAAGACAAAGGGAAAGAGCTCTCTGTTTAACACCTTCTTGGCAGCAACTTCAGCTGCTCTTTTTGCCTGGTCATCGTAAATGAGTGTCAGGCGGTTTTATTTTAGCCTTTTcccttatttttttttttgagttgTAGCTGCTCCTGATCCCGGGCCGAAAAACGCACTCAACCGTAAAAGGCTGGCAACTCCGGAGTCTTATTAATAGTTTGTTAAGCGCAGGTCGACACCCCCTCTTTTTCGGTCCGGTTTTTGTGCCATCTAATGGGTTCCTTTTTCTGGTCAGAGGGGTCCCGCCTAATTTTGTTCAGGTGCAATTTGTACAGAAATTGAGAAATTGGTCAGGGAAAAACTACTGCGAGAACAAAAAATGGTCAAATCATGTTGAGTTGTTGAACTAATCCGTCAGCATGAAGAGGGGGATTATTTATGTGTGTATAAAGGCCAAGATATGGAAACAGATATAGAAACAGAGAAATAACAGAAGTACAGATGCAGATGGGAAAAACAGCTGCTCATTTGCATTTGCTTTGGGCAGGAAATGTCCTGGGTTTTTGAAGGCAAACCAGGGAAATACTTTGGAAAAGAAGTACTCCCATATAATGTGGGATTTAGTCAAGAAGTTAGCTAAAAATAGATATTATAAGAGTGATCTGTTAATAGTGATTATATATGTTGTATTCATTTtagttatatttatattttaaagatagtaagattatgttcttatttatgGACCAGTTAATTCTCGCTTATTACCAATTTGAAGATTTCAAGATCGAAAGGCAGCTGCTCATTTGCATTTTGTAGGACAGGAAATGTCCTGAAATTTGACCAACTGATGTATTATGTATTAACCATGCCATTTTACTTTGCAGACATCCGCTATTCCCGCTTTTGGCGCTGATCTTTGAGAAGTGCGAATTGGCCACATGTACGCCGAGGGAGCCCGGGGTGCAAGGTGGCGATGTCTGTTCGTCGGAATCGTTCAACGAGGATATTGCAATGTTCAGTAAACAGGTAAGAATAATGGCCTCAGCTTTCGATTCCAACATTCGGTAATTGGAGACGATTCTTTGAGAGTTGAGTTGAGCAGTTGAGGAGTTGGGGTTTTGGGTATACCATCCCAGAGATGAGTTGGAATTGGAAAGGGGAACACATGGCCCACATGTGGCcactaaataaatataaataaaaataaaaacaacagcAAAATCGCGGCACACGAACTTAACGAAGCAAGCCGCTAAATGATCGGATTACATTGCCCCGAGGATCGTTGAGGATCGATTCCTTCCCTTCTCATCTCTTTCAGATCTCTCGATCCTCAATGAGCGGGGCAGTCTGCACTTAATTACAGTTCCCGCTGACAAGAGCAACATCATCCTCATCCCGGCAGCAACATGTCCCCTTCCCTTCAGCAACATCAACAATGTCTTGATGCCATATGTCACAAATATGCGATGACTCCAGAATGGCGCTGCCCACACTTGACACTTGCTCTTCCTCTGGACCTCGCCCCCTTTTTTGTTCGAGTTCATAAAACCATCCTAAAGATACTCTGCCACACACTGACATTTGGATAATTTACGATGTTTTAACATACAAATTATAATGTTGCAGAAGTAGGCACTGTGCTCCACATCCTGCTCCCTTATTTTCGGTTAGCCAGCTATTTTTATGAGTCAGTGAAGATCCGCATTTGAGTAACACTAGAAGATGCGCAGAATCCAAATGATGATGCCAAATGAAATTATGGCTCCATTCTACGCTatgtgacatttttttttttggcaaacaACAAATGCAACAACCGACGCCCCCAGttgaatattataaaaatgatGTTCTTATTTATGGTCCATTTGGAATTTTGACAGGCCCCTGCTATGGGCAATAAAacgaacaacaacaacaacgacgacgacgacagGAACCGCAAGAACAACATAAAACAACACCCGAAACACCATCTCAAAGTCGAGCCACATTTATCAAGATCTGTCTGTCTTTTGGGTTCTTGGCTGGGTGAGATTTTGATAGACTTTTGTCAGATTGTCAATGAAATGTCACATAAAGTGGGGGATCTCTTAACAAATCACAGAGAAAGTTCCTTAAACACTAGAACTTGGATATACTTATATTAACTAATATCACAACAAGGTTTTCTAGTTCCTAACAAACCCTCTTTTAAGCGAAAACCTCACCCAAAAGTTACAGTATCTTTTGGTTCTGCAAAACGATCTTCAATGATCCCATCTAGCAGTTGACATTTGTTGATCATTCACCGAACCGAACGTCAACAACTAAGTTGTCGCTTGCATTTCGCTTTTATTTCGCCTCGGTTTTTGCCTCTTCGGTTCAGTCAGTAGTCTCCGTTGAGTTTTCAGTGTTCagtttttcagttttcagtaTAGTTTTGGCTGAGTTCTTTGGGCTGAACTGCCGCAGTTGCGCCTCAGTTTTGTTGTTTTCGTTGGTGTTTTCGTCGTTGTCGGACTGACAAAAATAACTCAAAAATGTCATTCGCCCATCGAATTTTAACAAACGAGCAGAAGAAACAGAGGAGCAGTTTTTCGTTTTCTTCGCCCCAGAAGAGGGGCTAAAAATAAGGCATTGGCACTTTTTTACTCGTAGTTCAGTTTGCTGTTGGCgcagttgttgttgccgctgctTCTTCCACTtctgctgatgatgatgatgatgccgATGCATTTTATATAGATAGATTGCATAGATATATCTCTTCGTTGGCACTCTCCCGCTatgctatatatatattcactTTAATTTGGACTAAGCAACTGCGTAAAATGCGCCACGCCAACGCCAGCGGCAGGGCgatattcttttttatttttctctcctTATATTCACAGACCCATTCCCCAAAAGTCCCCATCTATAGGATCCCCTATATACGTATATGTATCCTCCTCTGGATGGCGGGCATAGTTAGGAGACTTTTGGTGTTGGCGCTGCTAATGATGCAGCTAAGGAAACGCTTTATAATTTCTCTTTAAAACCAGCAACATGTGATGCAAATGatgaacaaaaaaataaagaccACAAAAAGTATAAGACAAGTGCTGCGTCGTTCatatgaatatatataaaaataaaatgccCAGCGAAAAGTTCGTTGTCTGATCATTTCTTTGTTGAAGAAGTCCCCCCGAAAATGAGACAAAGGATGGGGATAATTTTATGATTTCATTTTAagtaattttaaatgaaaatcaGCTCGTCTCTTGACATTTTGCTAATAGTTTGGACATGCGATGAGTTGATTTGTGGCACGTTGCAGTTTTGGTGAGGAGGGGATAGATAGATATGAACATGAACCATTCGAGATGATTAATGAAGTGCCTCTAGTTGTCCGTCCTTGACATTTGTCTGGGCTGCCTAACAACTGTCACAACATTTCACAAGCTGACCAAGAAGAGGAAAAAATACGCAGGTAACAGAGTTCTAACCGAAACTGAACAGGTTAAGCCCTAATGCCAATCAATGTTTCGGGACTTCGCTGGGTATACTATCCATATACACATATATGGTTGGGTTTTCCCTACAAAAGGCAATTTACTGGCTTACCTTTTTCCAGACCCCCCTCCCCTGATACGTACgaaggtttttttgttgtttcgtAAATTGCATTTTCTGATTTCATCCGAAACGGAGGAGGATGGTTCATAATCAGGTATGAAAGGTTACGCTTCGCATTTGGGTTTGTATTGTCAGCAGGAGCACAGCCTCATTGGAATGTTCACTTTGCCGAGGGATCTCTGTAGGAGAGATATCTCTGCTCGTCCCGCCGTCTTCTCCTCCCGCCGCCGTCCTTTCTCCTCTACGCATTTGCGTTTCTCCGATTCTCGGGGATTCTCGGGGTCCATGGagaagaaaacaaaaaaaaaaaagaaaaagaaaaggaaCTTAATCTCTTTTGTGCAATATTCCCTGCTTCGACTCTCCGTTGTTTTGTTCTTttaatgataaaaaaaaaagaaatacagAAACCTTTACCTTTTTATTTGGAATTTGGTACCTTTTTaatctctctcgctcgctCGGCGACCCTCTCTCCCTCTTACTAGTTATATTATTAAAGCATTGTTCTTTTAGTTTTGTGCGATCGCAACCCTTAGCGGGTTTTGAATTTCTTGGGCAGAACAAAAGATTCCCTctgttatttttatttttttcctttattattatattattttttagccAAACTGCGAAATGAGCAAAAGCGCGCAGACGCAACTGTTTCGACCAGAAATACAGAAAAAAAAGCGGAATCATTCATTCTCTTGATATGTTGATGTTGATTGCCGCAATTGCACAGCGTGAATTGATTTGGCACAGCCgacgaagaaaaaaaaatggaatgGGGGGGGAAAAATTCGAACGCAGGGTGGATTTTCCAAGATTATTTACTTAACAGTTGCATACGAGCCACAATCCATTAGCAGCCAGCAGACAAGATGCGTTCCAAATTCCctcaaatatttgtttatggAACCACTTGGCGCCTTTTAAATGTGATTATTTAGTTAACTGCCTGAATATCTGGCCGCCCCTCTCTGTCTCTTTCTCCAATCCTATAGCCATCTCTATTTCAGAGTTTGTGTTTGGATTATGGCAACATTttcgagctgctgctgctgctgctgactTTCAATATTTGTTCAGTAGTTTGACCCTTTTTAACAGCTCTATATATGTTAGGGCATGGAATAATGTGTATCTGTTGGATAGATAAAGTGTGTTAACCCATTAGGGTGTCTGCAAGAAATAGAGCCACAAATGATAGCAAAAGCATATAAAATACTgcttaaattaataatataaagttTTAATATGAGATGTAGAAATGGGACCCAAGATCAATATAATTTCCTCTTGTCTCCGCTTTTTGAGATATATTTCACTCTTTCGCTGCGCCTTTATTTATGTGGCGTTACTTATGGGGAAAATTCAACTCATCCTCCCCCCCCTAGAAGCTAACCCAAAATGATTTATGAGCGCCGGCTCTCGAGACGAGATGTCTGCTAAACGTTCTCAATTAAAAAGCAAAGCACAACGAGCGGCTGTAAAATGACAAATTGTGGCACAATTGACAGGCCAACTTGTTGATAAAATgtctataaaaaatatttttggttaTTTGCACGA is from Drosophila suzukii chromosome 3, CBGP_Dsuzu_IsoJpt1.0, whole genome shotgun sequence and encodes:
- the hth gene encoding homeobox protein homothorax isoform X4 yields the protein MAQPRYDDGLHGYGMDSGAAAAAMYDPHAGHRPPGLQGLPSHHSPHMTHAAAAAATVGMHGYHSGAGGHGTPSHVSPVGNHLMGAIPEVHKRDKDAIYEHPLFPLLALIFEKCELATCTPREPGVQGGDVCSSESFNEDIAMFSKQIRSQKPYYTADPEVDSLMVQAIQVLRFHLLELEKVHELCDNFCHRYISCLKGKMPIDLVIDERDTTKPPELGSANGEGRSNADSTSHTDGASTPDVPSTQDFSPLEETYASYRIKHEADF